The following proteins come from a genomic window of Streptomyces sp. GS7:
- a CDS encoding MMPL family transporter: protein MTALARWCLRRRIVVIVLWLAAFAGVAVAAGLTGAAYSSDYEVPGTESGQAGALMAKAFPRQSGDSDSIVWHTASGTVRSAAVEKKMAHTLAEVSRLPGVAEVQGPYGPQGAGQISRDGRTAYASVLFKSSTDDLPAGQVRAVVSTAKAASGHGLQVELGGAGISLTQAPRAQLPEVIGLCAAAVVLFLAFGSLAATLLPIVTALAAVGTASAGISLLSHAMTVADFAPMLGMLIGLGVGIDYALFIVTRHRRGLRAGLSVQEAAERAVTVSGRAVVFAGATVCIALLGMLTLRLGFLNGVALAASLTVVLTVAASVTLLPALLGLIGTRALGRRERRRLAARGPRPERRAGMAARWSGFVERHPKLLGAVAAAVMLTLALPTLGLHLGTSDQGNDPATSTTRKAYDLLADGFGPGFNGPLTVVGSLDGAQDRLAFAKLPEELRHTPGVAHVSGPEFDGGHATGVITVVPTSSPQSQQTSDLVQRLRGNILPAAEDGTTMRVHVGGVTAGYDDFAGVIIGKLPLFMGAVIGLGSLLLLLAFRSVGIPLKAALMNLAAVAASFGIVVAIFQWGWGSEALGLGSAGPIEPFLPVIMVSVLFGLSMDYQVFLVSRMYEEWQLTGDNRRAVRVGLAETSRVINSAAVIMIAVFAAFILSGDRIIAMFGIGLAAAVALDAFVLRTLLVPALMHLLGGANWWLPVWLERRLPRLSIEPPPERPGARDGEDAPTLLEV, encoded by the coding sequence GTGACCGCTCTCGCTCGGTGGTGCCTCCGGCGCCGCATCGTGGTGATCGTCCTCTGGCTCGCCGCCTTCGCGGGGGTCGCCGTCGCCGCCGGGCTGACCGGAGCCGCGTACTCCAGCGACTACGAGGTCCCCGGCACCGAGTCCGGCCAGGCCGGCGCGCTGATGGCGAAGGCGTTCCCCAGGCAGTCCGGGGACAGCGACAGCATCGTGTGGCACACCGCGTCCGGCACGGTGCGCTCCGCCGCCGTCGAGAAGAAGATGGCGCACACGCTCGCCGAGGTCTCCCGGCTGCCCGGCGTCGCCGAGGTCCAGGGCCCCTACGGGCCGCAGGGCGCCGGGCAGATCAGCCGCGACGGCCGCACCGCCTACGCCTCCGTCCTCTTCAAGAGCTCCACCGACGACCTGCCCGCCGGCCAGGTCCGCGCGGTCGTGAGCACCGCGAAGGCCGCGTCCGGCCACGGACTCCAGGTGGAGCTGGGCGGCGCCGGGATCTCGCTCACCCAGGCGCCGCGCGCCCAGCTGCCGGAAGTCATCGGGCTGTGCGCGGCGGCCGTGGTCCTCTTCCTCGCCTTCGGGTCGCTGGCCGCGACCCTGCTGCCGATCGTCACCGCGCTGGCCGCCGTCGGCACCGCCTCCGCCGGGATCAGCCTGCTCAGCCACGCCATGACGGTCGCCGACTTCGCCCCGATGCTGGGCATGCTGATCGGCCTCGGCGTGGGCATCGACTACGCGCTCTTCATCGTCACCCGGCACCGCAGAGGGCTGCGGGCCGGCCTGTCCGTCCAGGAGGCCGCCGAACGCGCCGTGACGGTGTCCGGGCGCGCGGTCGTCTTCGCCGGGGCCACCGTCTGCATCGCGCTGCTCGGCATGCTCACGCTGCGGCTGGGCTTCCTCAACGGCGTCGCGCTCGCCGCCTCGCTCACCGTCGTCCTGACCGTCGCCGCCTCCGTCACCCTGCTGCCCGCGCTGCTCGGCCTGATCGGCACCCGGGCGCTGGGCCGCCGCGAGCGCCGCCGGCTGGCCGCCCGCGGCCCGCGGCCCGAACGCCGCGCCGGGATGGCCGCCCGCTGGTCCGGCTTCGTCGAACGGCACCCCAAACTGCTCGGCGCCGTCGCCGCCGCCGTCATGCTCACCCTCGCGCTGCCCACCCTCGGCCTCCACCTCGGCACCTCCGACCAGGGCAACGACCCGGCGACGTCCACCACCCGCAAGGCGTACGACCTGCTGGCGGACGGCTTCGGGCCCGGGTTCAACGGGCCGCTGACGGTGGTCGGTTCGCTCGACGGGGCCCAGGACCGGCTCGCGTTCGCCAAGCTGCCGGAGGAGCTGCGGCACACCCCCGGCGTCGCCCACGTCAGCGGGCCGGAGTTCGACGGCGGCCACGCCACCGGCGTGATCACGGTCGTACCGACCAGCTCACCGCAGTCCCAGCAGACCTCCGACCTGGTGCAGCGGCTGCGCGGCAACATCCTGCCGGCCGCCGAGGACGGCACCACGATGCGGGTGCACGTCGGCGGGGTGACCGCCGGCTACGACGACTTCGCCGGCGTCATCATCGGAAAACTCCCGCTCTTCATGGGCGCCGTCATCGGTCTCGGCTCCCTCCTGCTGCTGCTCGCCTTCCGCAGCGTCGGCATCCCCCTCAAGGCCGCGCTGATGAACCTCGCGGCCGTCGCCGCGTCCTTCGGGATCGTCGTCGCGATCTTCCAGTGGGGATGGGGGAGCGAGGCGCTGGGGCTGGGCAGCGCGGGCCCGATCGAGCCCTTCCTGCCGGTGATCATGGTCTCCGTCCTCTTCGGGCTCTCCATGGACTACCAGGTCTTCCTGGTCAGCCGGATGTACGAGGAGTGGCAGCTGACCGGCGACAACCGCCGGGCCGTACGCGTCGGGCTCGCCGAGACCAGCCGGGTGATCAACTCGGCGGCGGTCATCATGATCGCGGTGTTCGCCGCCTTCATCCTCAGCGGCGACCGCATCATCGCGATGTTCGGCATCGGCCTGGCCGCCGCCGTCGCCCTGGACGCCTTCGTCCTCCGTACGCTGCTCGTCCCCGCCCTGATGCACCTGCTCGGCGGCGCCAACTGGTGGCTGCCGGTCTGGCTGGAGCGCCGACTGCCGCGGCTGAGCATCGAACCGCCGCCGGAACGGCCCGGGGCGCGGGACGGGGAGGACGCGCCCACGCTGCTGGAGGTCTGA
- a CDS encoding LLM class F420-dependent oxidoreductase, with amino-acid sequence MTQQDTAVQDPRAIAARLGRVGVWHGGLGRASAAAGREFAAEIERLGYGALWFGEAQATKEAFSHAGLLLAATERLTVATGIANIWVRDATAMNAGAHTLAEAYDGRFLLGLGASHAPQVEGRGHTYAKPLAAMRAYLDAMDAAPYDAPASPPPARVLAALGPRMLELAAERAAGAHPYFVTPEHTARARTALGEGPLLAPEQAVLLETDPVTARAQVRAHHLGFYLALPNYVNSLRRLGFEDADFQDGGSDRLVDAIVAWGDVDAIRARIREHHDAGADHVAIQPVVPGPGLGLDQLRELAPALTAH; translated from the coding sequence ATGACGCAGCAGGACACCGCCGTTCAGGACCCGCGGGCGATCGCCGCGCGGCTCGGCCGGGTCGGCGTCTGGCACGGCGGGCTGGGCCGGGCGTCGGCCGCGGCGGGGCGCGAGTTCGCGGCCGAGATCGAGCGGCTGGGATACGGGGCGCTGTGGTTCGGCGAGGCGCAGGCCACCAAGGAGGCGTTCAGCCACGCCGGGCTGCTGCTGGCCGCGACCGAGCGGCTGACCGTCGCCACCGGTATCGCCAACATCTGGGTCCGCGACGCGACGGCGATGAACGCCGGGGCGCACACCCTCGCCGAGGCGTACGACGGCCGGTTCCTGCTGGGCCTGGGCGCCAGCCATGCCCCGCAGGTCGAGGGGCGCGGCCACACCTACGCCAAGCCGCTCGCCGCGATGCGCGCCTACCTGGACGCGATGGACGCGGCCCCGTACGACGCCCCCGCGAGCCCGCCGCCGGCCCGCGTGCTGGCGGCGCTGGGCCCCAGGATGCTGGAGCTGGCCGCCGAGCGGGCGGCCGGCGCGCACCCGTATTTCGTCACGCCCGAGCACACCGCCCGCGCCCGCACGGCCCTGGGCGAGGGCCCGCTGCTCGCCCCCGAGCAGGCCGTGCTCCTGGAGACCGACCCGGTGACCGCCCGCGCCCAGGTGCGCGCACACCACCTCGGCTTCTACCTGGCGCTGCCCAACTACGTGAACAGCCTGCGCCGGCTCGGCTTCGAGGACGCCGACTTCCAGGACGGCGGCAGCGACCGGCTGGTCGACGCCATCGTGGCCTGGGGCGACGTGGACGCGATCCGGGCGCGCATCCGGGAGCACCACGACGCGGGCGCCGATCATGTGGCGATTCAGCCGGTCGTCCCCGGACCGGGCCTGGGCCTCGACCAACTGCGGGAGCTGGCACCGGCGTTGACCGCGCACTGA
- the gatB gene encoding Asp-tRNA(Asn)/Glu-tRNA(Gln) amidotransferase subunit GatB, producing the protein MTVTDLVPYEDALATYDPVMGLEVHVELGTATKMFCGCATTLGAEPNSQTCPTCLGLPGSLPVVNATGVESAVKIGLALNCTIADWCRFARKNYFYPDMPKNFQTSQYDEPIAFDGYLDVQLEDGEVFRVHIERAHMEEDTGKSTHIGGATGRIHGARHSLLDYNRAGIPLIEIVTKPIEGAGERAPEVARAYVAELRELIRALGVSEARMEMGQMRCDVNLSLRPNGTEKFGTRSETKNVNSLRSVERAARYEVQRHAAVLSSGGTIIQETRHFHEEDGSTTSGRVKEEAEDYRYFPEPDLVPVAPSREWVEELRAGLPELPRVRRNRLREEWGVSEHDMQSILNAGAVDLIVATVEAGADSAAARKWWMGELARRANEDGTDLAALQITPEQVARVTALVADGSLNDKLARQTIEGVLAGEGDPDTVVEKRGLKVVSDEGALGTAVDEAIAANAGIADKIRGGKVAAAGALVGAVMKATRGQADAARVRELILEKLGVEG; encoded by the coding sequence GTGACTGTCACCGACCTGGTGCCGTACGAGGACGCGCTGGCCACCTACGACCCCGTGATGGGTCTCGAGGTGCACGTCGAACTCGGCACCGCCACCAAGATGTTCTGCGGGTGCGCCACCACCCTGGGCGCCGAGCCCAACTCGCAGACCTGCCCCACCTGCCTGGGCCTGCCCGGCTCGCTGCCGGTCGTCAACGCGACCGGTGTGGAGTCCGCCGTCAAGATCGGCCTGGCACTGAACTGCACCATCGCCGACTGGTGCCGCTTCGCCCGGAAGAACTACTTCTATCCGGACATGCCCAAGAACTTCCAGACGTCCCAGTACGACGAGCCGATCGCCTTCGACGGCTACCTGGACGTGCAGCTGGAGGACGGCGAGGTCTTCCGCGTCCACATCGAGCGCGCGCACATGGAGGAGGACACCGGCAAGTCCACCCACATCGGTGGTGCCACCGGCCGGATCCACGGCGCCCGGCACTCGCTGCTGGACTACAACCGCGCCGGCATCCCGCTCATCGAGATCGTCACCAAGCCCATCGAGGGCGCCGGCGAGCGGGCCCCCGAGGTCGCCAGGGCGTACGTCGCCGAGCTGCGTGAGCTGATCAGGGCGCTGGGCGTCTCCGAGGCCCGTATGGAGATGGGCCAGATGCGCTGCGACGTGAACCTCTCGCTGCGCCCCAACGGCACCGAGAAGTTCGGCACCCGCTCGGAGACCAAGAACGTCAACTCGCTGCGCTCCGTGGAGCGCGCCGCCCGCTACGAGGTCCAGCGCCACGCCGCGGTGCTGTCCTCCGGCGGCACGATCATCCAGGAGACCCGGCACTTCCACGAGGAGGACGGCTCCACGACCTCCGGCCGGGTCAAGGAAGAGGCCGAGGACTACCGCTACTTCCCCGAGCCGGACCTGGTGCCGGTGGCCCCCTCCCGCGAGTGGGTCGAGGAACTGCGGGCCGGGCTCCCCGAGTTGCCGCGGGTGCGCCGCAACCGGCTGCGCGAGGAGTGGGGCGTCTCCGAGCACGACATGCAGTCGATCCTCAACGCCGGCGCGGTCGACCTGATCGTCGCCACCGTCGAGGCCGGTGCGGACTCCGCGGCGGCCCGCAAGTGGTGGATGGGCGAGCTGGCCCGCCGCGCCAACGAGGACGGCACGGACCTGGCGGCACTGCAGATCACCCCCGAGCAGGTCGCCCGGGTGACCGCGCTGGTCGCCGACGGCTCGCTCAACGACAAGCTGGCCCGCCAGACCATCGAGGGCGTGCTGGCCGGCGAGGGCGACCCCGACACGGTCGTCGAGAAGCGCGGGCTGAAGGTCGTCTCCGACGAGGGTGCCCTCGGCACCGCCGTCGACGAGGCGATCGCCGCCAACGCCGGCATCGCCGACAAGATCCGCGGCGGCAAGGTCGCCGCGGCCGGCGCCCTGGTCGGTGCGGTCATGAAGGCCACCCGCGGCCAGGCGGACGCCGCCCGGGTGCGGGAGCTGATCTTGGAGAAGCTCGGCGTCGAGGGCTGA
- a CDS encoding membrane protein — protein sequence MSGKLAKAKGFKKSKPGTYLSIGTTLFGAVSVVKQAKKARGEHDTLQLVDAVVSAAAIVTGVALLIRELRRLNDDDVLAD from the coding sequence ATGAGTGGCAAGCTCGCGAAGGCCAAGGGCTTCAAGAAGTCCAAGCCCGGCACGTATCTGTCCATCGGCACCACGCTGTTCGGCGCGGTGAGCGTCGTGAAGCAGGCGAAGAAGGCCAGGGGGGAGCACGACACGCTCCAGCTGGTCGACGCCGTCGTCTCCGCCGCCGCCATCGTCACCGGCGTCGCCCTGCTCATCCGCGAACTGCGCCGTCTCAACGACGACGACGTCCTCGCGGACTGA
- the gatA gene encoding Asp-tRNA(Asn)/Glu-tRNA(Gln) amidotransferase subunit GatA: MADLIKLTAAEIAAKIASGELTAVEVTEAHLARIEAVDEKVHAFLHVDREGALAQARAVDEKRARGEELGPLAGVPLALKDIFTTEGMPTTVGSKILEGWIPPYDATLTKKLKAADVVILGKTNMDEFAMGSSTENSAYGPTGNPWDLTKIPGGSGGGSSAALASFQAPLAIGTDTGGSIRQPAAVTGTVGVKPTYGGVSRYGMVAFSSSLDQGGPCARTVLDAALLHEAIAGHDPLDSTSIDAPVPPVVEAARNGRVEGMRVGVVKQFRGEGYQAGVLQRFDESVALLKELGAEIVELDCPSFDLALAAYYLIAPSECSSNLARFDAMRYGLRVGDDGTKSAEEVTALTREAGFGPEVKRRIILGTYALSSGYYDAYYGSAQKVRTLITRDFEKAFEQVDVIVSPTTPTTAFPIGERADDPMAMYLADVCTLPVNLAGNAAMSLPCGLAPEDGLPVGLQIVAPAMKDDRLYTVGAAVEAAFTEKWGHHLLEEAPAL, from the coding sequence ATGGCCGACCTGATCAAGCTCACCGCCGCCGAGATCGCGGCGAAGATCGCCTCCGGCGAACTCACCGCCGTCGAGGTGACCGAGGCCCACCTGGCCCGTATCGAGGCCGTCGACGAGAAGGTGCACGCCTTCCTGCACGTGGACCGCGAGGGCGCGCTGGCCCAGGCCCGCGCCGTCGACGAGAAGCGGGCCCGCGGCGAGGAGCTGGGCCCGCTGGCCGGCGTCCCGCTGGCCCTCAAGGACATCTTCACGACGGAGGGCATGCCCACCACCGTCGGCTCGAAGATCCTCGAAGGCTGGATCCCGCCGTACGACGCGACCCTGACCAAGAAGCTCAAGGCCGCCGACGTCGTCATCCTCGGCAAGACCAACATGGACGAGTTCGCCATGGGGTCCTCCACCGAGAACAGCGCCTACGGCCCGACCGGCAACCCCTGGGACCTGACCAAGATCCCCGGCGGCTCCGGCGGCGGCTCCTCCGCCGCGCTGGCGTCCTTCCAGGCCCCGCTCGCCATCGGCACGGACACCGGCGGCTCCATCCGCCAGCCCGCCGCCGTCACCGGCACCGTCGGCGTCAAGCCCACCTACGGCGGCGTCTCCCGCTACGGCATGGTGGCCTTCTCCAGCTCCCTGGACCAGGGCGGCCCGTGCGCCCGTACGGTGCTGGACGCGGCGCTGCTCCACGAGGCCATCGCCGGCCACGACCCGCTGGACTCCACCTCCATCGACGCGCCGGTCCCGCCGGTCGTCGAGGCGGCCCGCAACGGCCGCGTCGAGGGCATGCGGGTCGGCGTCGTCAAGCAGTTCCGCGGCGAGGGCTACCAGGCCGGTGTGCTCCAGCGCTTCGACGAGTCCGTCGCCCTCCTCAAGGAGCTGGGCGCCGAGATCGTCGAGCTGGACTGCCCGTCCTTCGACCTGGCGCTGGCCGCGTACTACCTGATCGCGCCGTCCGAGTGCTCCTCCAACCTCGCCCGCTTCGACGCCATGCGCTACGGCCTGCGGGTCGGCGACGACGGCACGAAGTCCGCCGAGGAGGTCACCGCCCTGACCCGCGAGGCCGGCTTCGGCCCCGAGGTCAAGCGCCGCATCATCCTCGGCACGTACGCGCTCAGCTCCGGCTACTACGACGCGTACTACGGCAGCGCCCAGAAGGTCCGGACCCTCATCACCCGCGACTTCGAGAAGGCGTTCGAGCAGGTCGACGTGATCGTCTCACCGACCACGCCGACCACCGCGTTCCCGATCGGCGAGCGGGCCGACGACCCGATGGCGATGTACCTCGCCGACGTGTGCACGCTCCCCGTCAACCTGGCGGGCAACGCCGCCATGTCGCTGCCCTGCGGTCTGGCTCCCGAGGACGGCCTGCCGGTCGGTCTCCAGATCGTCGCCCCGGCCATGAAGGACGACCGGCTCTACACGGTCGGTGCCGCGGTCGAGGCCGCGTTCACCGAGAAGTGGGGCCATCACCTGCTTGAGGAGGCACCTGCACTATGA
- the gatC gene encoding Asp-tRNA(Asn)/Glu-tRNA(Gln) amidotransferase subunit GatC, with product MPGITREEVAHLARLARLELKDEELDHFAGQLDDIIGAVARVSEVADQDVPPTSHPLPLTNVMRSDEVRPSLTPEQALSGAPAQEQQRFKVPQILGEE from the coding sequence ATGCCTGGCATCACGCGCGAGGAGGTCGCCCACCTCGCCCGGCTGGCACGTCTGGAGCTGAAGGACGAAGAGCTCGACCACTTCGCCGGACAGCTCGACGACATCATCGGCGCGGTCGCCCGCGTCTCCGAGGTCGCCGATCAAGACGTACCGCCGACCTCCCACCCGCTGCCCCTGACCAACGTCATGCGGTCGGACGAGGTCCGTCCGTCGCTGACCCCCGAGCAGGCGCTCTCCGGCGCCCCGGCCCAGGAGCAGCAGCGTTTCAAGGTGCCGCAGATCCTGGGCGAGGAGTGA
- a CDS encoding putative bifunctional diguanylate cyclase/phosphodiesterase, translating into MKPTDSAAPASRLRRLVVPALPAAIVMTAGLALAAGVVGTLGEGEALFPGGAVGWSLAILTGVIVGHLVALGRDRWWGGTGSGAALALAVLLLYGWVPATLVSLSVVVLVGAARRHRWRQALVHGAVDVLGIGAAALALAACGVHATVRHPWAPDAWDLSVLPQVVVTAAGYLLVSRALLWFSLAPRTGGLPTIARTAVVRQALVGVALLGISPLIAVCAVNAPLLLPLFAVPLIALDSTLWIARARAEEQLRDPLTGLPNRQWLLERTWSALDEAERVGVRSALVLIDLDRFRSVNDTLGHLAGDRLLLQIADRLRHALPRGAEAARLGGDEFAVLLPTTDSLTSSQRVARNLVAALGSPLDLDGLTLVLEASAGVAVFPDHALDAEGLLRRADVAMYQAKRDRSGVELYEAKRDGNTPDRLGLLGDLRRALDAGDVELHYQPKVGFDGQVSGLEALVRWVHPDRGRVPPDEFIAIAESSGLMPRLTEYVLETALAQVARWRAMGLEVPVAVNVSPRDVHSPGFAGAVAARLARHRVPPGALQLEITEHVLLEDPQRAADTLAGLTAHGVKMSLDDFGTGYSSLVHLRRLPVSELKIDRSFVARLAVDTEDAEIVRCTLDLAHSLGLLVVAEGVEDDETWERLRDLGCDAVQGWLVAAAMPPDETTAWLRARGERGWHRESETTALAAEKAAERPSGQVLK; encoded by the coding sequence GTCATCGTCGGCCATCTGGTCGCCCTCGGCCGGGACCGCTGGTGGGGCGGCACGGGCTCCGGCGCCGCCCTCGCCCTCGCCGTACTCCTCCTGTACGGCTGGGTGCCGGCCACCCTGGTCAGTCTCTCCGTCGTGGTCCTGGTCGGTGCCGCCCGCCGGCACCGCTGGCGACAGGCCCTGGTGCACGGGGCAGTTGACGTCCTGGGCATCGGTGCCGCGGCGCTCGCCCTGGCCGCCTGCGGAGTGCACGCGACGGTCCGTCACCCCTGGGCGCCCGATGCCTGGGACCTCTCCGTGCTGCCCCAGGTGGTGGTGACGGCGGCGGGCTACCTCCTCGTCAGCCGGGCGCTGCTCTGGTTCAGCCTGGCGCCGCGCACCGGCGGACTGCCCACCATCGCCCGCACGGCCGTGGTGCGCCAGGCACTGGTCGGTGTCGCACTGCTCGGCATCTCCCCGCTGATCGCCGTCTGCGCGGTCAACGCCCCGCTGCTGCTGCCCCTGTTCGCGGTGCCGCTCATCGCGTTGGACTCCACCCTCTGGATAGCCCGCGCGCGGGCCGAGGAGCAGCTCCGCGACCCGCTGACCGGCCTCCCCAACCGCCAGTGGCTGCTGGAGCGCACCTGGTCCGCCCTGGACGAGGCCGAGCGCGTCGGCGTCCGGTCGGCGCTGGTCCTCATCGACCTGGACCGCTTCCGCTCGGTCAACGACACCCTCGGGCACCTCGCCGGCGACCGCCTGCTGCTGCAGATCGCCGACCGGCTCCGGCACGCCCTCCCACGCGGCGCCGAGGCCGCCCGGCTCGGCGGCGACGAGTTCGCCGTCCTGCTGCCGACCACCGACTCCCTCACCAGCTCCCAGCGGGTGGCCCGCAACCTCGTCGCCGCCCTGGGCTCCCCGCTGGACCTCGACGGACTGACCCTCGTGCTCGAAGCCAGCGCGGGGGTCGCCGTCTTCCCCGACCACGCCCTGGACGCCGAAGGGCTGCTGCGCCGCGCCGATGTGGCGATGTACCAGGCGAAGCGGGACCGCAGCGGCGTCGAGCTCTACGAAGCCAAGCGGGACGGCAACACCCCCGACCGGCTGGGCCTGTTGGGCGATCTGCGCCGCGCCCTGGACGCCGGCGACGTCGAACTGCACTACCAGCCCAAGGTCGGCTTCGACGGGCAGGTCTCCGGCCTGGAGGCGCTGGTCCGCTGGGTCCATCCGGACCGCGGCAGGGTGCCACCCGACGAGTTCATCGCCATCGCCGAGTCCTCCGGGCTGATGCCCCGGCTGACCGAGTACGTCCTGGAGACCGCGCTCGCCCAGGTGGCGCGCTGGCGCGCGATGGGCCTGGAGGTGCCGGTCGCGGTCAACGTCTCGCCGCGCGACGTGCACTCGCCGGGCTTCGCCGGGGCGGTCGCCGCCCGGCTGGCCCGGCACCGCGTCCCGCCCGGGGCACTCCAGCTGGAGATAACCGAGCACGTCCTGCTGGAGGACCCGCAGCGGGCCGCCGACACCCTCGCCGGGCTCACCGCCCACGGCGTGAAGATGTCGCTGGACGACTTCGGCACCGGCTACAGCTCGCTGGTCCACCTGCGCCGCCTCCCGGTCAGCGAGCTCAAGATCGACCGCTCCTTCGTGGCCCGGCTGGCCGTCGACACCGAGGACGCCGAGATCGTCCGCTGCACCCTCGACCTCGCGCACTCCCTGGGCCTGCTGGTCGTCGCCGAGGGCGTCGAGGACGACGAGACCTGGGAGCGATTGCGGGACCTCGGCTGCGACGCCGTGCAGGGCTGGCTGGTGGCCGCCGCGATGCCACCGGACGAGACCACGGCCTGGCTCAGGGCCCGCGGCGAACGCGGCTGGCACCGCGAATCGGAGACGACCGCCCTGGCGGCGGAGAAGGCAGCCGAGCGCCCTTCGGGACAGGTCCTGAAGTGA